A stretch of the Arthrobacter stackebrandtii genome encodes the following:
- a CDS encoding mandelate racemase/muconate lactonizing enzyme family protein, with protein sequence MTAKITALTTRLLTVPLRRSWGVEAPENHIIATTVETDDGGTGHGFSWTPTIGPRAVKALLDHDIAGFAVGLPSDPEPVWDALWLRLHEAGGGGLTTIAMAGLDLALWDLAARNGGVSVPALLGQRHESVEVYGSGVNLHYTLEELVAQAERWVAAGHSAVKIKVGKPDIAEDVERVAAVRSVIGPDRALMIDANQRWDLPTTIRALSRLEQFNLHWLEEPIRADDLWAYRRLRKHSPVPIALGENVHTIQRFRDFIDAEAADIIQPNIVRVGGITPFRRIVELARTNSIAVAPHLLPELSGQLALTLANPVAVEDVEDASFEQLGILAGPSPVTIRDSRLSGTGVPGLGLQFAAGIPAR encoded by the coding sequence ATGACCGCCAAGATCACGGCCCTGACCACCCGCCTGCTGACGGTGCCGCTGCGCCGCAGCTGGGGGGTGGAGGCACCGGAAAACCACATCATCGCCACCACGGTGGAAACGGACGACGGCGGCACCGGCCACGGGTTCTCCTGGACGCCGACCATCGGGCCCCGGGCAGTCAAGGCACTGTTGGACCATGACATTGCCGGATTCGCCGTTGGCCTTCCCTCCGATCCGGAACCAGTGTGGGACGCATTGTGGCTGCGCCTGCACGAGGCCGGCGGCGGGGGGCTCACCACCATCGCCATGGCGGGGCTGGACCTGGCGCTCTGGGACCTGGCCGCCCGCAACGGGGGTGTTTCGGTGCCGGCATTACTGGGCCAGCGGCACGAATCCGTGGAGGTTTACGGATCCGGCGTGAACCTGCACTACACGCTCGAGGAGCTCGTGGCGCAGGCCGAACGGTGGGTTGCCGCAGGCCACAGCGCAGTGAAGATCAAGGTGGGCAAGCCCGACATCGCCGAGGACGTGGAGCGCGTGGCTGCGGTCCGCAGCGTCATCGGCCCGGACCGTGCCCTGATGATCGACGCCAACCAGCGCTGGGACCTGCCCACCACCATCCGGGCGCTGTCCCGGCTGGAGCAGTTCAACCTGCACTGGCTGGAGGAACCCATCCGCGCCGACGACCTCTGGGCATACCGGCGGCTGCGCAAGCACTCGCCCGTGCCCATCGCCCTGGGCGAGAACGTACACACCATCCAGCGCTTCCGCGACTTCATCGACGCGGAGGCAGCGGACATCATCCAGCCCAACATTGTCCGGGTTGGCGGCATCACCCCGTTCCGCCGGATCGTTGAGCTGGCCCGCACCAACAGCATCGCCGTGGCTCCGCACCTGCTCCCGGAACTGTCCGGGCAGCTGGCGCTGACCCTGGCCAACCCGGTTGCCGTCGAGGACGTGGAAGATGCATCCTTCGAGCAGCTGGGCATCCTGGCAGGACCGTCGCCGGTCACGATCCGGGACAGCCGGCTCTCCGGCACTGGCGTGCCCGGACTGGGCCTGCAGTTCGCCGCAGGCATCCCCGCCCGGTAG
- a CDS encoding 5-dehydro-4-deoxyglucarate dehydratase: MKFEGVLFFPVTPFNEAGSVDVALLKEHIASRLPFSPGGIFPACGTGEFHALSIAEVRTVVQAAVEVVNGAVPVIAGAGGPLGHALDSARAAAEVGADALLVLPPYLVGAPQDGLVAYIEAIAAASALPVIVYHRANAKFSAASMVKLAANPKVIGFKDGVGDVGLAQEIVSAVRATGREDFQFFNGLLTAELTQGAYRGLGMPLYSSAAFAMAPEIATAYYRAYMDGNEERRAELIEGFYAPLVRLRDEVPGFGVSLIKAGIRQAGLPVGPVRPPLVNPTAEQEGRLADILAKGHELAASHALATA, translated from the coding sequence ATGAAGTTCGAAGGCGTCCTTTTCTTTCCCGTCACCCCGTTCAATGAAGCAGGCAGCGTTGACGTTGCCCTTCTCAAGGAGCACATCGCCTCCCGCCTGCCGTTCAGCCCGGGCGGCATCTTCCCCGCCTGCGGAACGGGTGAATTCCATGCCCTCAGCATTGCCGAGGTGCGCACCGTGGTGCAGGCCGCCGTCGAGGTTGTCAACGGCGCCGTGCCGGTCATTGCCGGTGCCGGCGGCCCTCTGGGCCACGCCCTGGACTCGGCCCGTGCCGCAGCCGAGGTTGGCGCCGACGCCCTCCTGGTCCTGCCTCCGTACCTGGTCGGTGCACCGCAGGACGGGCTCGTGGCCTACATTGAGGCCATCGCCGCCGCCAGCGCACTGCCCGTGATCGTCTACCACCGCGCCAACGCCAAGTTCTCCGCCGCTTCCATGGTGAAGCTGGCTGCGAACCCGAAGGTCATCGGCTTCAAGGACGGCGTGGGCGACGTGGGCCTGGCCCAGGAAATCGTCTCCGCCGTGCGTGCCACGGGCCGCGAGGACTTCCAGTTCTTCAACGGCCTGCTGACCGCCGAACTGACCCAGGGCGCCTACCGAGGCCTCGGCATGCCGCTGTACTCGTCGGCAGCCTTCGCCATGGCGCCGGAAATCGCCACGGCCTACTACCGCGCCTACATGGACGGCAACGAGGAACGCCGCGCCGAACTGATCGAGGGCTTCTACGCACCGTTGGTCCGCCTGCGCGACGAGGTCCCCGGATTCGGCGTCTCCCTCATCAAGGCCGGCATCCGCCAGGCCGGGCTGCCCGTTGGCCCCGTCCGCCCGCCGCTGGTCAATCCCACCGCCGAGCAGGAAGGCCGCCTGGCTGACATCCTGGCCAAGGGCCACGAGCTGGCCGCCAGCCACGCGCTGGCCACCGCCTGA
- a CDS encoding NAD-dependent epimerase/dehydratase family protein, producing the protein MSTVLITGGSGRLGRSVVAGFAASGHTVVSVDRGALPGDPAPAGVVQESIDLLDAAAVQEVMARHTPDAVIHLAAIAVPFSAPEDVILRTNTMLAYNVFAAATENGVGRIVTASSPTVLGYGNPSGWLPESFPLDENTEPKPWNAYALSKLVAEQVMRMFATAHGHTTRYAAFRPCYVISPEEWEGAPTQQGHTLAERLADPALSAPALFNYVDARDVADFLAVLLEKMDSIENAQTFFVGAADALAKEPLDKLMPQFLPGSEALAAGLTGTSPAFSIAKAQKVLGWTPQRSWRTELTDTNRADLASAASH; encoded by the coding sequence ATGAGCACTGTTCTCATCACCGGCGGTTCCGGCCGCCTCGGCCGCAGCGTCGTTGCCGGTTTTGCCGCATCGGGCCACACCGTGGTTTCCGTGGACCGCGGCGCCCTGCCGGGGGACCCTGCGCCGGCCGGCGTCGTGCAGGAATCCATTGACCTGCTCGACGCGGCGGCGGTGCAGGAGGTCATGGCCCGGCACACGCCCGACGCCGTCATCCACCTGGCAGCGATCGCCGTTCCCTTCAGCGCGCCGGAAGACGTGATCCTCAGGACGAACACCATGCTGGCGTACAACGTTTTCGCGGCCGCCACCGAGAACGGGGTGGGACGGATCGTCACCGCCTCCAGCCCCACCGTCCTGGGTTACGGGAACCCCTCAGGATGGTTGCCGGAGAGCTTCCCGCTGGATGAAAACACCGAGCCGAAGCCCTGGAACGCGTACGCGCTGTCCAAGCTGGTGGCCGAGCAGGTCATGCGCATGTTCGCCACGGCGCACGGCCACACCACGCGGTATGCCGCGTTCCGGCCGTGCTACGTCATCTCCCCGGAGGAATGGGAGGGCGCACCCACCCAACAGGGCCACACGCTCGCGGAGCGGCTGGCCGATCCTGCCCTGTCCGCACCGGCACTGTTCAACTACGTCGATGCCCGCGACGTGGCTGACTTCCTGGCCGTGCTGCTGGAGAAGATGGATTCAATCGAGAACGCCCAGACCTTTTTTGTGGGCGCCGCAGATGCTCTCGCAAAAGAACCGCTGGACAAGCTCATGCCGCAATTCCTGCCGGGCAGCGAAGCCCTGGCTGCCGGGCTGACCGGCACAAGCCCGGCCTTTTCCATTGCCAAGGCACAAAAAGTTTTGGGCTGGACGCCGCAGCGCAGCTGGCGCACCGAGCTCACCGACACCAACCGGGCGGACCTTGCATCCGCCGCCTCACACTAG
- a CDS encoding Gfo/Idh/MocA family protein encodes MSTAVAAAGTDAAAPSNKKTRFALVGAGSRAEMYVQAIMGAHADVAELVAIGDVNPGRTGYYTALAGGLGADHGNPAPAPSSFDPAELTDFIRDNGIDRVIVTSPDFTHADYIVEALNAGADVVVEKPLTIDAEGCRRITEAIEATGRNVVVTFNYRYSPRNSALKEIIQSGAIGKVTSIDFSWMLDTVHGADYFRRWHREKKNSGGLLIHKASHHFDLVNWWLNDSPARVYASGGLRFYGAENAADRGLGERPARGTLDGVSDPFALDMREDDKLAALYLANEKFDGYIRDQDVFSAGITIEDNMALTVDYDGGPTLSYSLNAHSPWEGYRVAVNGTEGRAELEVVERAAVHDSNDKKNVLDPSATPVDEEDAVRRNGERLVVQRHWEAAREVEIVNGEGGHGGGDVLLLADLFNGPGEDPLGRPSGYMDGLRAVSVGIAGNDSLVTGLPVSIPSLGLGAELSRHTDNNKEG; translated from the coding sequence ATGAGTACCGCAGTGGCAGCAGCCGGAACGGACGCAGCAGCGCCGTCGAACAAGAAGACCCGTTTTGCCCTCGTCGGTGCCGGATCACGTGCCGAAATGTACGTGCAAGCCATCATGGGCGCACACGCCGACGTGGCCGAACTGGTGGCGATCGGCGACGTCAATCCCGGCCGCACCGGCTATTACACGGCCCTGGCCGGTGGCCTCGGTGCCGATCACGGCAACCCTGCGCCGGCCCCGTCCTCCTTTGACCCGGCAGAATTGACTGATTTCATCAGGGACAACGGCATAGACCGTGTCATCGTCACGTCGCCCGACTTTACCCACGCGGACTACATTGTCGAGGCACTCAACGCAGGAGCCGACGTCGTGGTGGAAAAACCGCTCACCATCGATGCCGAGGGCTGCCGGCGCATCACCGAGGCGATCGAGGCAACCGGGCGCAACGTGGTGGTCACCTTCAACTACCGCTATTCCCCGCGCAACAGCGCCCTGAAGGAGATCATCCAGAGCGGCGCCATCGGCAAGGTCACCAGCATCGACTTCAGCTGGATGCTGGACACCGTCCACGGCGCCGACTACTTCCGCCGCTGGCACCGCGAGAAGAAGAACTCAGGCGGCCTGCTCATCCACAAGGCCTCCCACCACTTTGACCTGGTCAACTGGTGGCTCAACGATTCGCCGGCCCGCGTCTACGCCTCCGGCGGGCTGCGCTTTTACGGCGCGGAGAATGCAGCGGACCGCGGCCTCGGCGAACGCCCCGCGCGCGGCACCCTCGACGGCGTCAGCGACCCCTTTGCCCTGGACATGCGCGAGGACGACAAGCTGGCGGCCCTGTACCTGGCGAACGAAAAGTTTGACGGCTACATCCGGGACCAGGACGTGTTCTCCGCAGGCATTACGATCGAGGACAACATGGCCCTGACCGTGGATTACGACGGCGGACCCACCTTGAGCTACTCCCTCAACGCCCACAGCCCGTGGGAAGGCTACCGCGTGGCCGTCAACGGCACCGAGGGCCGCGCCGAACTGGAGGTGGTCGAGCGGGCGGCAGTCCACGACAGCAACGACAAGAAGAACGTCCTGGACCCCAGCGCCACCCCCGTCGATGAGGAAGATGCCGTGCGCCGCAACGGCGAGCGGCTCGTGGTCCAGCGCCACTGGGAGGCTGCCCGCGAGGTAGAGATCGTCAACGGCGAAGGCGGCCACGGCGGCGGCGACGTGCTGCTGCTCGCAGACCTGTTCAACGGCCCCGGAGAGGACCCGCTGGGCCGCCCCTCCGGCTACATGGACGGGCTGCGCGCCGTGTCCGTGGGCATCGCCGGCAACGACTCCCTGGTCACCGGACTTCCCGTCAGCATTCCCTCACTGGGCCTGGGCGCCGAGCTGTCCCGCCACACGGACAACAACAAGGAAGGCTGA
- a CDS encoding LacI family DNA-binding transcriptional regulator, whose translation MAKRDRPARIGISDVAAKAGVSLATVSRVMNGNFRVDPDIAARVRAAATELKYQPNPMGRNLARGKTDTIGVVVPDLGNPTFQGVLRGVSRAAAHDGYRVLIADSSEVSSEESILAGEARRRCDGVVLCAPRMGSSELEELAPSLHPLVLVNRTTDAEDSPSVMVDYGQGIQDLATHLADLGHVRIAYVSGPESSASNALRLAGLEKFKQGHPHVELAILHSGSTFEDGYESAGDVVASGATGILAFNDLTAMGLLSSLNERGIKVPEDVSVTGFDDIPFAQYTTPPLTTAAVPITEVGEHAWAQMRDLLNGTSTTESVQVFQPHVVARGSTGVPAKLKASSPK comes from the coding sequence ATGGCCAAGCGAGACCGACCCGCCCGCATAGGGATATCCGACGTTGCCGCGAAGGCAGGAGTCTCGCTGGCGACGGTTTCCCGGGTCATGAACGGGAACTTTCGCGTTGACCCCGACATCGCAGCCAGGGTGCGTGCGGCAGCGACAGAGCTGAAGTACCAGCCGAACCCCATGGGCCGCAACCTGGCGCGGGGGAAAACCGACACGATCGGCGTGGTCGTGCCGGACCTCGGCAACCCCACGTTCCAGGGCGTGTTGCGCGGTGTCAGCCGGGCAGCAGCACACGACGGCTACCGGGTGCTCATTGCCGACTCCTCAGAAGTTTCCAGCGAGGAATCGATTCTGGCCGGGGAAGCCCGCAGGAGATGTGACGGCGTGGTGCTGTGTGCACCGCGCATGGGCTCGTCTGAATTGGAGGAGCTGGCACCGAGCCTGCATCCACTGGTGTTGGTCAACCGCACCACCGACGCCGAGGACAGCCCCAGCGTGATGGTGGACTACGGCCAGGGCATCCAGGATCTCGCCACGCACCTGGCCGACCTTGGACACGTCCGGATTGCCTATGTCTCAGGACCTGAGAGCAGCGCATCCAACGCGCTGCGCCTGGCCGGACTGGAAAAATTCAAGCAGGGCCACCCGCACGTTGAGCTGGCCATCCTGCACAGCGGCTCCACCTTTGAAGACGGTTACGAGTCTGCCGGCGATGTGGTCGCATCCGGGGCCACAGGGATCCTGGCGTTCAACGACCTGACCGCCATGGGCCTGCTCAGCAGCCTGAATGAGCGCGGCATCAAGGTGCCGGAGGACGTCTCCGTCACGGGTTTCGACGACATCCCGTTCGCCCAGTACACCACGCCTCCCCTGACGACGGCGGCCGTGCCGATCACCGAGGTTGGCGAGCATGCCTGGGCGCAGATGCGGGACCTGCTCAACGGCACATCGACCACGGAATCCGTGCAGGTCTTCCAGCCCCACGTGGTGGCACGCGGCAGCACCGGGGTCCCGGCGAAGTTGAAGGCCAGTTCGCCGAAATAG
- a CDS encoding NAD(P)/FAD-dependent oxidoreductase: MVSAKAPGHVVVVGAGIIGLSTAWYLQEQGIKVTVVERGEVASGSSWGNAGWLTPALTLPLSEPSVLTYGVKAMLDPASPLYIPASTDPALLKFLLGFARNCTPGKWRAAMAIFAEIGRSGIDAFDEIAAGTPAMAEPTYPAEPFLTGFASLKDRDALVKEFHVIRETGGDVDFSLMDGAEIRELEPTLGSGVVAGIQIHKQRFIHPPAFMQALAAAVVARGATLATAFTVFDVRDTGAGVDVVGSEGRLIKADAVVLATGAWLGTLARKFGVKRVVQAGRGYSFTVVPDEMPTHPIYFPAQRVACTPLGDRFRVAGMMEFRDADAPLDPRRIKAIVDAASPMFTGINWEDRAEEWVGSRPCTTDGFPLVGATKSPRVHVAGGHGMWGIALGPLTGKMVAAGLTGNTPPATMHHFNPLR; this comes from the coding sequence GTGGTCAGTGCAAAGGCGCCTGGGCATGTAGTTGTTGTTGGTGCGGGAATCATTGGGCTGTCCACGGCCTGGTACCTGCAGGAGCAGGGCATCAAGGTCACCGTGGTGGAACGCGGCGAGGTGGCGTCGGGCTCGTCCTGGGGCAACGCGGGCTGGCTGACCCCGGCCCTGACCCTGCCGCTGAGTGAGCCGTCCGTGCTGACGTACGGGGTCAAGGCCATGCTGGATCCGGCCTCGCCGCTGTACATTCCGGCCTCCACCGACCCCGCCCTGCTGAAGTTCCTGCTGGGCTTTGCCCGCAATTGCACGCCCGGCAAGTGGCGGGCCGCCATGGCGATCTTCGCCGAGATTGGCCGCTCAGGGATTGATGCCTTCGACGAGATTGCCGCCGGCACCCCCGCCATGGCCGAGCCCACTTATCCTGCCGAGCCGTTCCTCACCGGCTTTGCCTCGCTCAAGGACCGCGACGCCCTGGTCAAGGAGTTCCATGTCATCCGGGAAACCGGCGGCGACGTGGACTTCAGCCTCATGGACGGGGCCGAGATCCGTGAACTGGAGCCCACGCTTGGCAGCGGTGTGGTGGCCGGCATCCAGATTCACAAGCAGCGCTTCATCCACCCGCCGGCGTTCATGCAGGCGCTCGCAGCAGCCGTGGTGGCCCGCGGCGCGACCCTTGCCACCGCCTTCACCGTGTTCGACGTCCGCGACACCGGCGCCGGGGTGGATGTGGTCGGCTCAGAGGGCCGGCTCATCAAGGCCGACGCCGTTGTCCTCGCCACGGGTGCGTGGCTGGGGACGCTCGCGCGCAAGTTCGGCGTCAAGCGGGTGGTCCAGGCCGGGCGCGGCTACAGCTTCACTGTGGTTCCCGACGAAATGCCCACCCACCCCATCTACTTCCCGGCGCAACGCGTGGCGTGCACGCCACTGGGCGACAGGTTCCGGGTGGCCGGCATGATGGAGTTCCGCGATGCCGACGCGCCCCTGGACCCGCGCCGCATCAAGGCGATCGTTGATGCGGCCTCGCCCATGTTCACCGGCATCAACTGGGAGGACCGGGCAGAGGAATGGGTGGGCTCGCGGCCCTGCACCACGGATGGCTTCCCTCTCGTGGGCGCCACGAAGTCGCCGCGCGTGCACGTGGCCGGCGGCCACGGCATGTGGGGGATCGCGCTGGGCCCGCTCACCGGCAAGATGGTGGCGGCCGGGCTCACGGGCAACACCCCTCCCGCCACCATGCACCACTTCAACCCGTTGCGCTGA